A window from Shewanella livingstonensis encodes these proteins:
- the ubiB gene encoding ubiquinone biosynthesis regulatory protein kinase UbiB, producing MTTASIRRGYHVIKTILHFGLDDLIPRHKKPWYFSILRNSLFWIRNKHKNKSAAERLKLAMQDLGPVYIKLGQMLSTRRDLLDDEWAYQLAMLQDRVPPFDSALAREAIEAELGAPITTYFDDFNDIPLASASISQVHTAILKSNGKEVVLKVLRPNVEQQILADLQLMTQTANILEAILGEGNRLRPAEVIEDYQTTILGELNLKLEALNAIKLRNNFIDSNSLYVPFVYEEHSYQRLMVMERIYGIPVSDTEALRAQGTNFKLLAERGVELFFTQVFRDNFFHADMHPGNIFISREHPDDPFYIGLDCGIMGTLTEVDKRYLAENFLAFFNRDYHRIAQLYIESGWVSEHTDIIAFEQAVKVVCEPMFNKPLDEISFGHVLLELFRTARHFDIVVQPQLVLLEKTLLYIEGLGRQLYPQLDLWQTAKPFLENWMSEQVGPKAMFNKVKSNAPFWADKLPEFPELIYDNLKLGRKLLGTQQQMLDKYLRYQQKSHKSNYLLITSAVLLICGTILFTQIVTLWPAYTCIGVGIVIWAVGWRSRPKNRKF from the coding sequence ATGACAACTGCAAGTATCAGGCGTGGTTACCATGTCATTAAAACCATTTTACATTTTGGTCTAGATGACTTAATTCCTCGACACAAAAAGCCTTGGTATTTCTCAATCCTGCGTAATAGTTTATTTTGGATCCGCAATAAACATAAAAATAAATCCGCTGCCGAACGCCTAAAACTGGCAATGCAAGATTTAGGACCGGTATACATCAAACTAGGGCAAATGTTGTCGACTCGTCGTGACTTACTTGACGACGAATGGGCTTACCAATTAGCGATGTTACAAGACCGAGTGCCACCGTTTGACTCCGCTTTAGCGCGTGAAGCCATTGAAGCTGAGCTTGGCGCTCCTATCACTACCTATTTTGATGATTTTAACGATATCCCATTAGCATCGGCTTCTATTTCACAAGTTCATACCGCCATTTTAAAATCTAACGGCAAAGAAGTTGTGCTTAAAGTATTGCGGCCTAATGTCGAACAGCAAATTTTAGCTGACTTACAGTTAATGACCCAAACAGCTAATATACTCGAAGCAATACTCGGTGAAGGTAATCGCTTACGTCCTGCAGAAGTGATTGAAGATTATCAAACGACTATTTTAGGCGAGCTAAATCTCAAACTTGAAGCGCTTAATGCCATAAAGCTGCGCAATAATTTTATCGACTCTAACTCACTGTATGTGCCTTTTGTTTACGAAGAACACAGTTACCAACGATTAATGGTTATGGAGCGGATTTACGGTATCCCCGTCTCTGATACTGAAGCGCTACGCGCCCAAGGCACCAACTTTAAACTGCTTGCTGAGCGCGGCGTAGAACTGTTTTTTACGCAAGTATTTCGTGATAATTTTTTCCATGCCGACATGCATCCTGGTAACATCTTTATCAGTCGTGAACATCCAGACGACCCATTCTATATAGGTCTAGACTGCGGCATTATGGGCACCTTAACCGAGGTGGATAAACGCTACCTTGCAGAAAACTTTTTAGCCTTTTTTAATCGTGATTATCACCGGATTGCTCAGCTGTATATTGAGTCTGGCTGGGTCTCGGAACACACCGATATTATTGCTTTTGAGCAAGCCGTAAAAGTGGTATGTGAACCCATGTTTAATAAACCACTGGATGAAATTTCATTTGGCCATGTACTGCTAGAACTGTTTAGAACCGCGCGTCACTTTGACATAGTGGTCCAACCCCAGTTGGTTCTACTGGAAAAAACCTTATTGTACATTGAAGGCCTAGGCCGCCAGTTATACCCACAATTAGATTTGTGGCAAACGGCAAAACCGTTCTTAGAAAACTGGATGTCTGAACAAGTTGGTCCTAAAGCTATGTTCAACAAGGTAAAATCAAATGCACCGTTTTGGGCAGATAAACTACCCGAGTTTCCTGAGCTGATTTATGACAACTTAAAATTAGGTCGTAAATTACTTGGCACTCAACAGCAAATGCTAGATAAGTATCTGAGATATCAACAGAAATCTCATAAGAGCAATTATCTACTGATCACTTCTGCAGTATTATTGATCTGTGGCACAATTTTATTTACTCAAATAGTTACACTATGGCCAGCGTATACCTGTATTGGTGTTGGCATAGTGATTTGGGCGGTAGGATGGCGATCTAGGCCAAAGAATCGTAAATTTTAG
- a CDS encoding ubiquinone biosynthesis accessory factor UbiJ: protein MLPNHFALLTCAAIETAFNKLPAQAKNDYARQKSLHGKVFCIQLSQLNWPIYLVFAKQLQVLSHYEGDIAVTVRADVSTLYQLTEGANLTELIKQDKLSLQGDIQLLQSLSHYLQHIHVDFAEPLSRYIGDAPTHKIVTSAKQFSLDIKQVFQKTRAHISQLTTEEYRLAPHKVEWLHFRDNLDELVSQTDRIEAKIAQLRDKIPQ, encoded by the coding sequence ATGTTACCCAATCACTTTGCTTTGTTAACTTGTGCCGCAATTGAAACTGCTTTTAACAAGCTGCCAGCACAGGCTAAAAATGACTATGCACGGCAGAAATCATTGCACGGCAAAGTATTTTGTATTCAGCTGAGTCAATTAAACTGGCCTATTTATTTAGTGTTTGCTAAGCAACTTCAAGTGCTCAGCCATTATGAAGGTGACATTGCGGTAACCGTGCGGGCTGATGTGTCGACCTTATATCAGTTAACAGAAGGTGCCAATTTAACTGAGCTCATCAAACAAGATAAGCTCAGTTTACAAGGCGATATTCAATTATTACAATCGTTAAGCCACTATTTACAGCACATTCATGTTGATTTTGCCGAGCCATTATCACGTTACATAGGTGATGCTCCAACACATAAAATAGTCACTAGTGCCAAACAATTCAGCCTCGATATTAAGCAGGTTTTCCAGAAAACACGCGCGCACATCAGCCAGTTAACTACTGAAGAATATCGCCTAGCACCACATAAAGTTGAATGGCTGCATTTTCGTGATAATCTGGATGAACTGGTTAGCCAAACTGATCGTATCGAAGCCAAGATAGCCCAATTAAGAGATAAAATACCTCAATGA
- the ubiE gene encoding bifunctional demethylmenaquinone methyltransferase/2-methoxy-6-polyprenyl-1,4-benzoquinol methylase UbiE codes for MSEGEPKNTHFGYKTVEADKKADLVADVFHSVAAKYDIMNDVMSFGVHRFWKRHTIEVAAARPGMKVLDLAGGTGDLTAKFSHLVGDRGQVVLADINDSMLKVGRTKLRDKGIVNNVSYVQANAEALPFPDNHFDIITIAFGLRNVTDKDAALRSMLRVLKPGGKLLVLEFSTPKHELMRKVYDMYSFKVLPKMGALITKDADSYEYLAESIRMHPDQETLKQMMVDAGFEQVDYTNMTDGVVALHRGYKF; via the coding sequence ATGTCTGAAGGCGAACCAAAAAACACTCATTTTGGATATAAAACTGTCGAAGCCGATAAAAAAGCAGACTTAGTCGCTGACGTGTTTCATTCTGTGGCAGCAAAATACGACATTATGAATGATGTGATGTCTTTTGGCGTTCACCGTTTTTGGAAGCGCCACACTATTGAAGTAGCGGCTGCAAGACCTGGTATGAAAGTACTTGATTTAGCTGGCGGAACGGGTGATCTTACAGCTAAGTTTTCACACTTAGTCGGCGATCGTGGTCAAGTGGTACTTGCTGATATTAATGATTCGATGCTCAAAGTAGGTCGCACCAAATTACGAGATAAAGGCATCGTCAATAATGTCAGTTATGTACAAGCAAATGCTGAAGCACTGCCGTTTCCAGATAACCATTTTGATATCATCACTATCGCTTTTGGATTGCGTAATGTAACTGACAAAGATGCCGCATTGCGCTCAATGCTGCGGGTATTAAAACCAGGCGGAAAACTATTAGTACTTGAGTTCTCAACACCTAAACATGAATTAATGCGTAAAGTGTACGATATGTACAGCTTTAAAGTATTGCCAAAAATGGGTGCGCTCATTACCAAAGATGCTGACAGCTATGAATACCTAGCCGAATCAATTCGTATGCACCCAGATCAAGAAACACTTAAGCAGATGATGGTTGATGCTGGATTTGAGCAAGTTGACTACACCAATATGACTGATGGCGTTGTCGCATTGCATAGAGGTTATAAGTTCTAA
- a CDS encoding formimidoylglutamase: MFSAFTQQHCDTLLTVRLNETKIGQQVYLASAELSLAQNAQQAKSSGAQFAIIAIAEDVGPRANLGRGGADDAFIASMKQLINLQSNRFLNGNECAILGQISLDTSLPTTATVEQLRLATAQLDDIVITAISEIMQAGLEPIVIGGGHNNAYGLLMATKAVTGLPVAAVNLDPHSDFRLREGRHSGNGFSYAAANGALDHYHILGLHELKNSEATLEQLSLFGATWHSLQQIWVRRELPLEAALKQIATSLNQAQLPVALELDVDSIANMPSSAATFAGIPLLDACHYVHYIAKHCSCRYVHFAETAPACHHAGVEAGYRDAGQGLSELIYAYLQGRLTRLN, translated from the coding sequence ATGTTTAGCGCATTTACCCAGCAACACTGCGATACACTATTAACCGTCCGCCTTAATGAAACCAAAATAGGCCAACAGGTTTATCTGGCATCTGCTGAACTGTCATTAGCGCAAAATGCCCAACAGGCCAAATCTAGTGGCGCCCAGTTTGCCATTATTGCCATTGCAGAAGATGTGGGGCCACGGGCTAACCTCGGACGAGGCGGGGCTGATGATGCTTTTATCGCTAGCATGAAACAGTTGATCAATTTACAGTCCAATCGATTTCTTAATGGTAACGAATGTGCCATTTTAGGCCAAATTAGTCTCGATACATCGTTACCAACAACCGCTACCGTAGAACAATTGCGTCTCGCAACCGCGCAACTAGATGACATCGTCATTACTGCTATCAGTGAAATAATGCAAGCAGGGTTAGAACCTATCGTAATAGGCGGCGGCCACAACAATGCTTATGGCTTATTAATGGCGACGAAAGCCGTTACAGGCTTGCCAGTTGCTGCAGTTAACCTTGACCCACACAGTGATTTTAGGCTTCGAGAAGGTCGCCACAGTGGTAATGGCTTTAGTTATGCCGCTGCCAATGGCGCCCTCGACCATTATCATATTTTGGGATTGCATGAGCTAAAAAACAGTGAAGCTACCCTAGAACAATTGAGCCTATTTGGCGCTACATGGCACAGCTTGCAACAAATCTGGGTTCGTCGTGAACTACCACTTGAGGCTGCATTAAAACAAATTGCAACATCATTAAATCAAGCTCAACTGCCAGTAGCATTAGAACTTGATGTCGACTCGATTGCTAATATGCCCAGCAGCGCGGCTACATTTGCAGGTATTCCGCTACTTGATGCTTGTCATTATGTGCATTACATCGCTAAGCATTGTTCATGCCGTTACGTCCACTTTGCAGAAACAGCCCCAGCATGTCATCACGCAGGAGTAGAAGCGGGTTATCGCGATGCTGGCCAAGGTCTCAGTGAGTTAATTTATGCTTATCTTCAGGGACGATTAACCCGTCTGAATTAG
- the rraA gene encoding ribonuclease E activity regulator RraA, with protein sequence MEYNTSELCDMYIDVVDVVEPMFSNYGGCSSFGGSISTIKCFEDNGLIAEALEEDGEGKVLLVDGGGSLRRALLDARIAELAVANNWEGILIYGSVRDVDALEELDIGIQALASIPVGAESNGIGEIEIPVNFGGVTFLPGDHIYADNTGVILSPEPLDIE encoded by the coding sequence ATGGAATACAACACCTCAGAACTGTGCGACATGTATATAGATGTCGTCGATGTCGTCGAACCAATGTTCAGTAACTACGGTGGTTGCAGCTCCTTCGGTGGCTCAATCAGTACAATTAAGTGTTTTGAAGACAATGGTCTGATTGCTGAAGCCTTAGAAGAAGATGGTGAAGGTAAAGTATTGCTTGTTGATGGCGGTGGCTCATTAAGACGGGCTCTGCTTGATGCCAGAATTGCTGAACTTGCTGTTGCCAATAACTGGGAAGGCATTCTCATTTACGGTTCAGTGCGTGACGTTGATGCCCTTGAAGAACTTGATATTGGTATTCAAGCGCTGGCTTCGATCCCTGTTGGCGCTGAAAGTAACGGAATAGGCGAAATTGAAATTCCAGTAAATTTTGGTGGCGTGACCTTCTTACCGGGTGACCATATCTATGCCGATAACACTGGCGTAATTTTGTCTCCAGAACCACTAGATATTGAATAG
- a CDS encoding YgjV family protein gives MENINIIEVLGYAASVMVAISLMMKDIVLLRCLNFLGCSFFVAYGYSIEAWPVAGMNAFVACINIYHLVKIYRNKSEQPQTA, from the coding sequence ATGGAAAATATCAATATTATTGAAGTCTTAGGGTATGCCGCATCAGTTATGGTCGCTATTTCTTTGATGATGAAAGACATCGTTTTATTAAGATGTTTAAATTTTCTCGGTTGTTCTTTCTTTGTTGCTTACGGGTATTCAATCGAAGCGTGGCCAGTGGCAGGCATGAATGCCTTTGTCGCCTGTATTAATATTTATCACTTAGTGAAGATTTATCGTAATAAAAGCGAACAGCCGCAAACAGCATAA
- a CDS encoding phosphatase PAP2 family protein: MKTSISQLDKYWFYWIVQFSRDNCLSKAAKQISATADGHYYVYLSVALLFFHPNGQHFFNLVLGSFMVEFPLYLLLKNSIRRHRPCHALAEFDSGFEPLDKFSLPSGHTAGAFVFASVINVVFPVLAPIVFAWACFVGTSRIALGVHYPLDIIAGTLLGMGSVLLVEQLIL; encoded by the coding sequence ATGAAGACAAGTATCAGTCAGCTAGATAAATATTGGTTTTATTGGATTGTGCAATTTAGCCGAGATAACTGCTTGAGTAAGGCTGCAAAGCAAATATCTGCAACCGCTGATGGGCATTATTATGTTTATTTATCGGTCGCATTATTGTTTTTTCATCCAAATGGACAGCATTTTTTTAATTTAGTGCTCGGCAGTTTTATGGTTGAATTTCCGTTGTATTTGTTGCTCAAAAATAGCATTCGCCGTCACCGTCCTTGTCATGCTTTAGCTGAGTTTGACTCAGGCTTTGAACCGTTGGATAAATTTAGCTTACCTTCAGGACACACTGCTGGTGCATTTGTGTTTGCGAGCGTGATCAATGTGGTATTTCCTGTTTTGGCTCCAATTGTCTTTGCTTGGGCTTGTTTTGTTGGCACATCACGTATTGCCCTTGGTGTGCACTATCCTTTAGACATTATAGCTGGAACTCTACTGGGGATGGGATCGGTATTACTTGTCGAACAACTCATATTGTAA
- a CDS encoding MJ1255/VC2487 family glycosyltransferase, producing MKILYGVQGTGNGHISRARLMSKALKQHNIDVDFLFSGRTPQYYFDMQCFGDYQTRAGMTFVTKNGRVNTVKTARYNLQTPILSEIKQLDLSGYDLVLNDFEPVSAWAAKQQRVPSIAISHQAALQYPVPKQGHSWFNEFLLKHFAPVDIALGCHWHHFGFPILPPFVEVSPNGGDHSHQILVYLPFEDADSIAAFLAPFDQYHFFVYHSTQPLQGFAGHIHWHGFDREGFKQHMAHCGGVIGNAGFELASEAMTLGKKLLVKPLLGQFEQSANVAALQLLAAAESMQTLDFGVLKRWLKSPSPKPIAYPQVGDALVEWLKMGDWHQPQDLCQHLWSQVELPENWRKRQ from the coding sequence ATGAAAATTTTGTACGGAGTTCAAGGCACAGGGAATGGTCATATTAGCCGTGCACGCTTAATGTCTAAAGCGCTTAAACAGCACAATATCGATGTTGATTTTTTATTTTCAGGTCGGACACCTCAATATTATTTTGATATGCAATGTTTTGGCGATTATCAGACCCGTGCAGGCATGACATTCGTCACCAAAAATGGTCGCGTTAATACGGTAAAAACGGCCAGGTATAATTTACAAACGCCAATATTATCTGAGATAAAGCAGTTAGATTTAAGCGGTTATGACCTGGTTTTGAACGATTTTGAGCCCGTTAGTGCATGGGCAGCTAAACAACAGCGTGTACCATCAATCGCTATTAGTCATCAGGCTGCATTACAATATCCTGTGCCTAAACAGGGTCATAGTTGGTTTAACGAGTTTTTACTCAAACATTTTGCCCCGGTTGATATTGCTTTAGGTTGTCATTGGCATCACTTTGGTTTTCCTATTTTACCGCCTTTTGTTGAGGTGTCGCCCAATGGTGGGGATCATAGTCATCAAATTTTAGTTTATTTACCGTTTGAGGATGCCGACAGTATTGCAGCATTTTTAGCACCGTTCGATCAATACCATTTTTTTGTTTACCATAGCACTCAACCCTTACAAGGATTCGCAGGGCATATTCATTGGCATGGCTTTGATCGTGAAGGTTTTAAACAGCATATGGCGCATTGTGGTGGGGTTATTGGTAATGCAGGTTTTGAGTTAGCCAGTGAAGCGATGACATTAGGTAAAAAACTATTAGTGAAACCCTTATTGGGGCAGTTTGAACAATCGGCTAATGTTGCTGCGTTACAACTACTTGCCGCAGCAGAAAGTATGCAAACGTTAGATTTTGGAGTGCTTAAGCGTTGGTTAAAAAGCCCATCACCTAAACCTATAGCGTATCCGCAAGTCGGCGATGCATTGGTGGAGTGGTTAAAAATGGGCGATTGGCATCAGCCGCAAGATTTATGTCAACATTTATGGTCGCAAGTTGAGCTGCCTGAAAACTGGCGCAAACGGCAATAA
- the rsd gene encoding sigma D regulator produces the protein MLTKLEKAEKRWGGSHNLIDQWVNHRRKLLIQYFIVAGLAPYSRGEKSLPSMAQVKQFCAQLVDYVSEGHFEVYNSVVKACEKFGEASIETANALLPMISESTDTALDFNDKYTDAVDEQVLYQLDNDLSHLVQAMESRFELEDELLELLYQRLP, from the coding sequence ATGCTAACAAAACTAGAAAAAGCAGAAAAGCGCTGGGGCGGTTCTCATAATTTAATCGATCAGTGGGTTAATCATCGTCGCAAGTTATTGATCCAATATTTTATCGTTGCAGGCTTAGCCCCTTATTCTCGCGGTGAAAAGTCACTTCCAAGCATGGCTCAAGTGAAACAATTTTGTGCTCAATTAGTTGATTATGTTTCTGAAGGTCACTTTGAGGTATACAACAGCGTTGTTAAAGCCTGTGAGAAGTTTGGTGAAGCGAGTATAGAAACCGCTAATGCTTTACTCCCCATGATCAGTGAAAGTACAGACACGGCATTAGATTTTAATGATAAATATACCGATGCTGTAGACGAGCAAGTACTGTATCAACTCGACAACGATTTATCGCATTTAGTACAAGCGATGGAATCTCGTTTCGAATTAGAAGATGAGCTTCTAGAACTCCTATACCAACGTCTTCCTTAG
- the hemE gene encoding uroporphyrinogen decarboxylase has product MAELKNDRYLRALLKQPVDVTPVWMMRQAGRYLPEYKEVRAQAGDFMSLCRNAELACEVTLQPLRRYDLDAAILFSDILTVPDAMGLGLYFEEGEGPRFQRPTDTIDAIKKLCIPDPEDELGYVMRAVSTIRRELNGSVPLIGFSGSPWTLATYMVEGGSSKTFEKIKRMAYAEPAALHMLLDKLADSVVLYLNAQVANGAQSLMIFDSWGGALSHHAYREFSLRYMQKIVDGLTRFADGRKVPVTLFTKGGGLWLESMAETGCDALGLDWTVDIGDARRRVGHKVALQGNMDPSMLYATPERIHQEVDQILASYGEGTGHVFNLGHGIHQHVDPEHAGAFINSVHELSGKYHK; this is encoded by the coding sequence ATGGCAGAATTAAAGAATGATCGTTATTTACGTGCGTTATTAAAGCAACCAGTTGATGTCACTCCAGTATGGATGATGCGTCAAGCGGGACGTTATTTACCTGAGTATAAAGAAGTTCGTGCTCAAGCAGGTGACTTTATGTCTTTATGCCGTAATGCTGAACTTGCTTGTGAAGTCACTTTACAGCCATTACGTCGTTATGATTTAGATGCTGCGATTTTATTCTCAGATATCCTTACGGTGCCAGATGCAATGGGCCTAGGTTTGTATTTTGAAGAGGGCGAAGGTCCACGTTTTCAACGTCCGACAGACACTATCGATGCCATTAAAAAATTATGTATTCCTGATCCAGAAGATGAACTTGGCTATGTAATGCGTGCTGTGAGCACCATTCGTCGTGAGTTAAATGGTTCAGTGCCATTAATCGGTTTCTCTGGTTCACCTTGGACGTTAGCGACTTACATGGTTGAAGGCGGTTCAAGCAAAACATTCGAAAAAATCAAGCGTATGGCGTATGCAGAACCTGCTGCATTGCATATGTTATTAGATAAGTTAGCCGACTCAGTGGTGTTATACCTAAACGCTCAAGTGGCTAACGGCGCGCAATCGTTAATGATATTCGACTCGTGGGGCGGTGCGTTATCCCATCACGCTTATCGTGAATTCTCATTACGTTACATGCAAAAAATTGTTGATGGCTTAACTCGTTTTGCCGACGGCCGTAAAGTGCCGGTTACCTTGTTCACTAAAGGTGGTGGTTTATGGCTAGAGTCTATGGCTGAAACGGGTTGTGATGCATTAGGTTTAGACTGGACTGTTGATATTGGTGATGCTCGTCGTCGCGTAGGCCATAAAGTGGCCTTACAAGGCAACATGGACCCATCAATGTTGTATGCTACGCCAGAGCGTATTCATCAAGAAGTGGATCAAATTCTAGCGAGTTACGGTGAAGGTACTGGCCATGTATTTAACTTAGGTCATGGAATTCATCAACATGTTGATCCTGAGCATGCTGGTGCATTTATCAATTCTGTGCATGAGTTGTCAGGTAAATACCACAAGTAA
- a CDS encoding tetratricopeptide repeat protein translates to MHPEYDELSLWDDAIRLVSENKYDQAIYLYKSMAKNGIDEALVEIGRLYEMPSTATIEQDFSKAATFYKKAIDLSDDMYAYTALGRLYFFGVGVDQDYIKSKQLYLKAANMDGLVATLMLARIYRYGHGVQPNLTKAKELYQKSIRLGSYVALKESGGLDISCGEVVKGIAKVIKGNWNIFLRVRKDISNYGVIVSECVKNQ, encoded by the coding sequence ATGCATCCAGAGTATGATGAACTGTCTTTATGGGATGATGCAATACGTCTGGTGAGTGAAAATAAATACGACCAAGCTATTTATCTATATAAAAGTATGGCTAAAAATGGAATTGATGAGGCGTTGGTTGAAATAGGGCGGCTGTATGAAATGCCATCAACAGCGACTATTGAACAAGACTTTTCAAAAGCGGCTACATTTTATAAAAAAGCGATTGATTTAAGTGATGACATGTATGCTTATACAGCTCTTGGAAGGCTTTACTTTTTCGGGGTAGGTGTGGATCAAGACTACATAAAATCAAAACAGTTGTATTTGAAAGCTGCGAATATGGACGGACTAGTAGCCACATTGATGTTAGCTCGTATTTATCGTTACGGGCATGGTGTTCAACCTAATTTAACTAAAGCAAAAGAGCTCTATCAGAAATCAATTAGGCTTGGAAGCTATGTAGCCCTAAAGGAGAGTGGTGGGTTGGATATTTCTTGTGGTGAGGTTGTAAAAGGAATAGCAAAAGTAATAAAGGGGAATTGGAATATTTTCTTAAGAGTGCGAAAAGACATATCTAATTATGGAGTTATTGTTAGTGAATGTGTAAAAAACCAATAG
- a CDS encoding sensor histidine kinase, with protein MNRLFNRLFLASTIIVLLLFVALWQWLQLNHEFSRNQIQQSLHLQLAEHMAHINPLLSQGITSDAALKEAFHDFMLLGPSFEIYTLDPDGKVIAYDAKEEKIKTHRVDTAIIGQFLAGENLPVLGTDPRSEDTHKIFSASKLVTKDGLHSGYLYVIIGGEDYDSWQALINAENQPKIWGATIGFWILFALVLFVILLRYFTRPIQKLAQDLTDLKNTPMSDTLMLPQRYRGSLEISQLSHHINHLLQEIQLQQQQVKRQQQAKHDFLLHLSHDLKTPLTALLGYIDTWLILPENERDEALIQYAANSGQTLQQLLAQLLELAALENGQIDAQLQQVNLSELLSDIEQTFTPRAKKLGVQLDFDINHTSQIYTDPTLMRRILNNLVDNALRYTPAGGKIQIVNVLHNNQQWLTVRDTGAGMHKHEVDALKQLSMTTLSFEANQSLPQLGVGLAIVRQLLGLLKCRIEIDSQPGVGSEFKIELVSKS; from the coding sequence ATGAATCGCTTATTTAATCGGTTGTTTTTAGCATCCACAATCATCGTGTTATTACTGTTTGTGGCGCTATGGCAATGGCTACAACTTAACCATGAATTTAGCCGTAACCAAATTCAGCAATCACTGCACTTACAACTTGCTGAACACATGGCGCACATCAACCCTTTATTATCGCAAGGGATCACGTCAGACGCGGCGCTTAAAGAAGCCTTTCATGACTTTATGCTGCTAGGTCCAAGCTTTGAAATTTACACCTTAGATCCCGATGGCAAAGTCATCGCCTATGATGCCAAAGAAGAAAAAATTAAAACTCATCGTGTTGATACCGCTATTATTGGGCAGTTTTTAGCAGGCGAAAACCTGCCAGTACTTGGCACCGACCCACGCAGCGAAGATACCCACAAGATTTTTTCCGCCAGTAAACTTGTCACCAAAGATGGGCTTCACAGCGGCTATTTGTACGTGATTATTGGTGGCGAAGATTACGACAGCTGGCAAGCACTGATTAACGCTGAAAACCAGCCTAAAATATGGGGTGCCACTATCGGCTTTTGGATACTGTTTGCGCTCGTGTTGTTTGTCATATTACTGCGCTACTTTACCCGCCCAATTCAAAAGTTAGCGCAAGATTTAACTGACTTAAAAAATACCCCAATGTCAGACACCTTGATGCTACCGCAACGTTATCGTGGCAGTTTAGAAATAAGCCAACTCAGCCATCATATCAATCATTTGCTACAAGAAATCCAACTGCAGCAACAGCAAGTTAAACGTCAGCAACAAGCAAAACATGACTTTTTACTGCATTTGTCCCATGACTTAAAAACCCCACTTACGGCACTGTTAGGTTATATCGATACCTGGCTTATTTTGCCCGAAAATGAGCGCGACGAAGCACTGATCCAATATGCTGCAAACTCCGGCCAAACCTTACAACAGTTATTGGCACAGTTATTAGAATTAGCCGCCCTCGAAAATGGCCAAATAGACGCCCAACTTCAGCAAGTTAACTTAAGTGAATTGCTAAGCGATATTGAACAAACTTTTACCCCACGCGCCAAAAAACTCGGGGTTCAATTAGATTTTGACATCAATCATACAAGCCAAATTTATACCGACCCCACGTTAATGCGCCGCATACTCAATAACTTAGTCGACAACGCCCTGCGCTACACCCCTGCTGGCGGCAAGATACAAATCGTCAATGTACTCCACAATAACCAACAATGGTTAACCGTGCGCGACACAGGCGCAGGCATGCACAAGCATGAAGTTGACGCCTTGAAACAATTGTCGATGACCACTCTGTCATTTGAAGCGAATCAAAGTCTGCCACAACTCGGCGTCGGACTCGCCATCGTCAGGCAATTATTAGGTTTATTAAAATGCCGAATTGAAATTGACAGCCAACCAGGTGTAGGGAGTGAGTTTAAGATAGAGCTGGTGAGTAAAAGTTAA